The Pseudomonas sp. MPC6 nucleotide sequence TTTGCTCAAGTCTCTGGAAAGCCTTAAGGACGACGCCTCGGACGAGTCGCGTAAAACCCTTAAAGTATTGAAAACAAACGCCGAAAACGCACTGAAGCATTCGCGCCATCTGCTCAGCGACGCGTACGAAGAAGTCAAAGTCAAAACCCGCGAAACCGGGATCGCCACACGGGACTACGCCCAGGAACACCCTTGGACTACAGCGGGTGTCGCTGTGGGTGCGCTGGGTTTGCTCGCTGCTTATCTGTTGTTCAAGCGCGGCGAATGATCGGTTTGGCGCAGTTCGTTCTTGAGCCACTGCGCCAACTGCCGGGCGCGCCCGTCCGCGGCGCGCTTGGGTAGCCACAACGCCAGTTGCGCCGAGGTTTCACTGAAGCCCCAGGGCGCGACCAGGCGGCCGGCCTTCAAGTCCTCGGCCACCAGCGGTTCAGGGGCAATTGCCACGCCCAGCCCCGCCACTGCCGCTTCCAGCAAGTAATACAAATGCTCGAACCCCTGACCCAATTTCAACGCCTTGGCGTCGATTCCACTTTGTTGCGCCCAACTGGGCCAGGCTTGTGGGCGAGAGGTGGTGTGCAGCAATGGCTCCTCCAGCAGCGCGGTGGCCGGTGCTTCCAGCAATCGTTGATAGCCGGCAAATCGCGGGCTCATGACGGGGCCAATCCGTTCGCTGGCCAATTCGTAGACCTGCATGTCCGCCGGCCAAGGTGGCTCGGCAAACACCAGCAGGGCATCCAGCCCCGGCCGACGAGGATCGAGATCGCCTTCACCGGCCGATAGATGCAGGCGCAAGTCCGGCAGGTCCGAATTCAGCCTTCCCAAGCGCGGAATGAACCAGCGTGCCAGCAAGCTGCCTGAGCAGCCGAGTACAAACGGCGCGTCGGCGGCGCTTTGGGTCAGCTCTGCGCACACCGTACGCAAGCGCTCGAACGCTTCGGCGCTGGCATCGCGCAATCGAACCCCGGCATCTGTGAGTTTAAGGCCGCGTCCATCCTTGATGAAAAGACTCACCC carries:
- a CDS encoding LysR family transcriptional regulator; this encodes MSHDLPPLNALRAFEATARLNSVSQAAEQLHVTHGAVSRQLKVLEEHLGVSLFIKDGRGLKLTDAGVRLRDASAEAFERLRTVCAELTQSAADAPFVLGCSGSLLARWFIPRLGRLNSDLPDLRLHLSAGEGDLDPRRPGLDALLVFAEPPWPADMQVYELASERIGPVMSPRFAGYQRLLEAPATALLEEPLLHTTSRPQAWPSWAQQSGIDAKALKLGQGFEHLYYLLEAAVAGLGVAIAPEPLVAEDLKAGRLVAPWGFSETSAQLALWLPKRAADGRARQLAQWLKNELRQTDHSPRLNNR
- a CDS encoding DUF883 family protein, whose protein sequence is MATTSLRKASLQSMEAEIESLLKSLESLKDDASDESRKTLKVLKTNAENALKHSRHLLSDAYEEVKVKTRETGIATRDYAQEHPWTTAGVAVGALGLLAAYLLFKRGE